One genomic segment of Burkholderia pyrrocinia includes these proteins:
- a CDS encoding YajQ family cyclic di-GMP-binding protein: MPSFDVVSEANMIEVKNAIEQSNKEISTRFDFKGSDARVEQKERELTLFADDDFKLGQVKDVLISKLAKRNVDVRFLDYGKVEKIGGDKVKQIVTVKKGVTGDLAKKIVRLVKDSKIKVQASIQGDAVRVSGTKRDDLQGVIAMLRKDVTDTPLDFNNFRD; the protein is encoded by the coding sequence ATGCCATCGTTCGACGTCGTTTCCGAAGCGAACATGATCGAAGTGAAGAACGCCATCGAGCAGTCGAACAAGGAAATTTCGACGCGCTTCGACTTCAAGGGCTCCGACGCGCGCGTCGAGCAGAAGGAACGCGAGCTGACGCTGTTCGCCGACGACGATTTCAAGCTCGGCCAGGTCAAGGACGTGCTGATCAGCAAGCTGGCCAAGCGCAACGTCGACGTGCGCTTTCTCGACTACGGCAAGGTCGAGAAGATCGGCGGCGACAAGGTCAAGCAGATCGTCACCGTGAAGAAAGGCGTGACGGGCGATCTCGCGAAGAAGATCGTGCGGCTCGTGAAGGACAGCAAGATCAAGGTGCAGGCGAGCATCCAGGGCGACGCGGTGCGCGTGTCGGGCACGAAGCGCGACGACCTGCAGGGCGTGATCGCGATGCTGCGCAAGGACGTGACCGATACGCCGCTCGACTTCAACAACTTCCGCGACTGA
- the murB gene encoding UDP-N-acetylmuramate dehydrogenase: MPMPPDDSALSLLPDHPLAAHNTFGIAANARFAARITHASQFEALHRDPRVANLPQLVLGGGSNVVFTRDFDGVVLLDEIAGRRVVREDDDAWYVEAGGGENWHAFVAWTLEHGMPGLENLALIPGTVGAAPIQNIGAYGLEMKAYFDSLVAVELATGRSERFDAARCAFGYRDSFFKREGRGRFAIVSVTFRLPRQWTPRLGYADVTRELDTRGIAPDAATPRDVFDAVVAIRRAKLPDPLALGNAGSFFKNPVIDAAQFDALRPRAPDVVSYPQPDGQVKLAAGWLIDRCGWKGRALGAAAVHDRQALVLVNRGGATGADVLALARAIQHDVFAKFGVELEPEPVCL, encoded by the coding sequence ATGCCGATGCCTCCTGACGATTCCGCCCTGTCGCTGCTTCCCGACCATCCGCTCGCCGCGCACAACACGTTCGGCATTGCCGCGAACGCGCGCTTCGCCGCGCGCATCACGCATGCGTCGCAGTTCGAGGCGCTGCATCGCGACCCGCGCGTCGCGAACCTGCCGCAGCTCGTGCTCGGCGGCGGCAGCAATGTCGTGTTCACGCGTGATTTCGACGGCGTCGTGCTGCTCGACGAGATCGCGGGCCGCCGCGTCGTGCGCGAGGACGACGACGCGTGGTACGTCGAGGCCGGCGGCGGCGAGAACTGGCACGCGTTTGTCGCGTGGACGCTCGAGCACGGGATGCCGGGCCTCGAGAACCTCGCGCTGATTCCGGGCACGGTCGGCGCCGCGCCGATCCAGAACATCGGCGCGTACGGCCTCGAGATGAAGGCGTATTTCGACTCGCTGGTCGCGGTCGAGCTCGCGACGGGGCGCAGCGAGCGCTTCGACGCCGCGCGCTGCGCATTCGGCTATCGCGACAGCTTCTTCAAGCGGGAAGGACGCGGCCGGTTCGCGATCGTGTCGGTGACGTTCAGGCTGCCCAGGCAATGGACGCCGCGGCTCGGCTACGCGGACGTCACGCGCGAGCTCGACACGCGCGGCATCGCGCCCGATGCGGCGACGCCGCGCGACGTGTTCGACGCGGTCGTCGCGATCCGCCGCGCGAAGCTGCCCGATCCGCTCGCGCTCGGCAACGCGGGCAGTTTCTTCAAGAATCCGGTGATCGATGCCGCGCAGTTCGATGCGCTGCGTCCGCGCGCGCCCGATGTCGTGTCGTATCCGCAGCCGGACGGGCAGGTGAAGCTCGCGGCCGGCTGGCTGATCGACCGCTGCGGCTGGAAGGGGCGTGCGCTCGGCGCCGCAGCCGTGCACGACCGCCAGGCGCTCGTGCTCGTCAATCGCGGCGGCGCGACGGGCGCCGACGTGCTCGCGCTGGCGCGGGCGATCCAGCACGACGTGTTCGCGAAATTCGGTGTCGAGCTGGAGCCGGAGCCGGTTTGCCT